The Lepisosteus oculatus isolate fLepOcu1 chromosome 4, fLepOcu1.hap2, whole genome shotgun sequence genome window below encodes:
- the ddit4 gene encoding DNA damage-inducible transcript 4 protein: MPAFSAPLSPYESFPPSPTADSSSKRLSWGKLMQKLTDFSGSNLGHSFDSDAETSRSDFSDSGSVELDQTSASGSDLFFDPAEEALCSEVVGLIERSLTEAKGGALRCSRLLIPGQLLEHVGQELLHLAASEPCGLRGAQVDLYVEHGDACQSIEQIAVDPCLVPTFQLTLVLRLESGGIWPRIQDLFAARSPAAPPLKHALKLGTGFRVIKKKLYSSEELLIEEC; encoded by the exons ATGCCTGCATTTAGCGCACCTCTGAGCCCGTACGAAAGTTTTCCTCCTTCACCAACGGCAGACAGCAGCTCGAAGAGACTATCGTGGGGGAAACTAATGCAGAAACTTACGGATTTCAGCGGCTCGAACCTCGGTCACAGCTTCGACTCGGACGCCGAAACCAGCAGGAGTGATTTTTCAGATTCTG GATCCGTAGAGCTAGACCAGACCTCGGCGTCGGGGTCGGACCTGTTCTTCGACCCCGCGGAGGAGGCGCTGTGCTCGGAGGTGGTGGGCCTGATCGAGCGCAGCCTGACGGAGGCCAAGGGCGGCGCCCTGAGATGCTCCCGGCTGCTCATCCCGGGCCAGCTCCTGGAGCACGTGGGCCAGGAGCTGCTGCACCTGGCCGCCAGCGAGCCCTGCGGCTTGAGGGGGGCGCAGGTCGACCTGTACGTGGAGCACGGCGACGCCTGCCAGAGCATCGAGCAGATCGCCGTGGACCCCTGCCTCGTGCCCACTTTCCAGCTGACGCTGGTGCTCCGGCTGGAGTCCGGGGGGATCTGGCCGAGGATCCAGGATCTCTTCGCCGCCCGGTCTCCGGCGGCGCCTCCTCTCAAACACGCCTTGAAGCTCGGCACCGGCTTCCGGGTGATCAAGAAGAAACTGTACAGCTCGGAGGAGCTTCTCATTGAGGAGTGTTGA
- the dnajb12a gene encoding dnaJ homolog subfamily B member 12a isoform X1, whose amino-acid sequence MKEPASGDLAISAMESNRDEAERCIEIAAAAIKNNQTDKALRFLEKAQKLFPTDSTKALIESITQNGQPSGQSQQPRPGESAGPRHRKGGEEGRPPSAERTAETGKSYTSEQLDAVKRIKQCKDYYEILGVSRDATDEDLKKAYRKLALKFHPDKNHCPGATEAFKAIGNAYAVLSNADKRKQYDQYGEEKAHASRHGRSHADFHRGFEADISPEDLFNMFFGGGFPSSNVHVYSNGRMRYTYHQRPERREQQGDGGLALFVQLMPILILIIVSALSQMMVSSPPYSLSHRPSVGHTHRRLTATLKVPYYVGEHFAEEYTGVNLKNIDRSVEDDYISNLRNNCWKEKQQKEGLLYRARYFGDSDLYQRAQKMGTPSCSRLSEVQASLHG is encoded by the exons ATGAAGGAACCGGCCAGCGGAGATCTCGCTATTTCCGCGATGGAATCAAACAGGGATGAAGCAGAGCGCTGCATCGAAATAGCCGCGGCGGCCATAAAGAATAACCAGACAGATAAAGCTCTTCGGTTTCTAGAGAAGGCACAGAAGCTGTTTCCAACAGACAGTACAAAAG CACTGATCGAGTCGATCACGCAGAATGGGCAGCCCTCCGGCCAGAGTCAGCAGCCCAGGCCGGGCGAGAGTGCGGGACCCCGCCACCGCAAAGGGGGCGAGGAGGGAAGGCCCCCCAGCGCGGAGAGGACAGCAGAGACGGGCAAAAGCTACACATCGGAACAGCTGGATGCCGTGAAGAG AATAAAACAGTGCAAAGACTATTATGAGATTCTTGGGGTGAGCAGAGACGCCACAGACGAAGACTTGAAAAAGGCCTACAGAAAGCTGGCTCTGAAATTCCATCCAGATAAAAACCACTGCCCAGGAGCGACCGAGGCATTTAAAG CTATTGGCAATGCCTACGCCGTGCTCAGTAACGCGGACAAACGGAAACAGTACGACCAGTACGGGGAAGAGAAGGCCCACGCGTCCCGGCACGGACGCTCCCACGCAGATTTCCACCGCGGGTTCGAGGCGGACATTTCTCCCGAGGACCTCTTCAACATGTTCTTCGGAGGTGGTTTCCCCTCCA GTAATGTTCACGTGTACAGTAATGGCCGAATGCGCTACACATACCACCAGAGgccagagaggagagagcagcagGGAGAC GGGGGCCTGGCCCTTTTCGTCCAGCTGATGCccatcctcatcctcatcaTCGTCTCGGCACTCAGTCAGATGATGGTGTCCAGCCCTCCCTACAGTCTCAGCCACAGACC GTCAGTGGGACACACTCACCGGAGGCTCACTGCAACCCTGAAGGTGCCTTACTACGTGGGGGAGCACTTTGCCGAGGAGTACACTGGAGTAAACCTGAAAAACATAGACAGGAGCGTAGAGGACGATTACATTTCTAACCTTAGGAACAACTGTTGGAAAGAAAAGCAACAGA AAGAAGGCTTGCTATACAGAGCTCGGTATTTTGGAGACAGTGATCTGTACCAAAGGGCACAGAAGATGGGCactcccagctgcagcaggctCTCAGAGGTGCAGGCTTCATTACATGGTTAA
- the dnajb12a gene encoding dnaJ homolog subfamily B member 12a isoform X2, which produces MDFVSQRPTVLIQRLANLALIESITQNGQPSGQSQQPRPGESAGPRHRKGGEEGRPPSAERTAETGKSYTSEQLDAVKRIKQCKDYYEILGVSRDATDEDLKKAYRKLALKFHPDKNHCPGATEAFKAIGNAYAVLSNADKRKQYDQYGEEKAHASRHGRSHADFHRGFEADISPEDLFNMFFGGGFPSSNVHVYSNGRMRYTYHQRPERREQQGDGGLALFVQLMPILILIIVSALSQMMVSSPPYSLSHRPSVGHTHRRLTATLKVPYYVGEHFAEEYTGVNLKNIDRSVEDDYISNLRNNCWKEKQQKEGLLYRARYFGDSDLYQRAQKMGTPSCSRLSEVQASLHG; this is translated from the exons ATGGACTTCGTTTCCCAGCGTCCAACAGTGCTGATTCAGCGGCTAGCAAATCTCG CACTGATCGAGTCGATCACGCAGAATGGGCAGCCCTCCGGCCAGAGTCAGCAGCCCAGGCCGGGCGAGAGTGCGGGACCCCGCCACCGCAAAGGGGGCGAGGAGGGAAGGCCCCCCAGCGCGGAGAGGACAGCAGAGACGGGCAAAAGCTACACATCGGAACAGCTGGATGCCGTGAAGAG AATAAAACAGTGCAAAGACTATTATGAGATTCTTGGGGTGAGCAGAGACGCCACAGACGAAGACTTGAAAAAGGCCTACAGAAAGCTGGCTCTGAAATTCCATCCAGATAAAAACCACTGCCCAGGAGCGACCGAGGCATTTAAAG CTATTGGCAATGCCTACGCCGTGCTCAGTAACGCGGACAAACGGAAACAGTACGACCAGTACGGGGAAGAGAAGGCCCACGCGTCCCGGCACGGACGCTCCCACGCAGATTTCCACCGCGGGTTCGAGGCGGACATTTCTCCCGAGGACCTCTTCAACATGTTCTTCGGAGGTGGTTTCCCCTCCA GTAATGTTCACGTGTACAGTAATGGCCGAATGCGCTACACATACCACCAGAGgccagagaggagagagcagcagGGAGAC GGGGGCCTGGCCCTTTTCGTCCAGCTGATGCccatcctcatcctcatcaTCGTCTCGGCACTCAGTCAGATGATGGTGTCCAGCCCTCCCTACAGTCTCAGCCACAGACC GTCAGTGGGACACACTCACCGGAGGCTCACTGCAACCCTGAAGGTGCCTTACTACGTGGGGGAGCACTTTGCCGAGGAGTACACTGGAGTAAACCTGAAAAACATAGACAGGAGCGTAGAGGACGATTACATTTCTAACCTTAGGAACAACTGTTGGAAAGAAAAGCAACAGA AAGAAGGCTTGCTATACAGAGCTCGGTATTTTGGAGACAGTGATCTGTACCAAAGGGCACAGAAGATGGGCactcccagctgcagcaggctCTCAGAGGTGCAGGCTTCATTACATGGTTAA
- the trmt2b gene encoding tRNA (uracil-5-)-methyltransferase homolog B, protein MMAWLYLRSPWSHLFLKLKRPGALCPSPRCSGGCVVTDGNPDRGVDQTRPQQKRRKKKRPSALSNEHLSWEERLADAVTPLWRLSYEDQLRVKYEAQRTVLLRLSAQLAQGADPLSPLPWTSGQLGFPLLPILPSPVTDGYRNKSTFSVNRGPDGNPKTVGFYVGTGKARDIVCVRGDHLQNMPAKHKLVARCYEEFIRLSPLEPCLLFHEGGHWREITVRTNAAGSTMAIVYFHPQRLTQEEVCAHKAALADYFARGPGKVCQLDSLYFQESSGTRCSHEDSPYQLLRGEPHIYEELLGLSFRISADAFFQVNTGGAEVLYRAVGERGFAEGAGTLLDVCCGTGALGLSLSRRARKVVGIEVVEQAVRDARHNAALNGVPNCRFLPGKAEEVLPGLVPSLGSEPDLLAVVNPSRAGLHYRVTRALRNCTALRRLVYVSCKPEGEAMRNFRDLCCPPDGQKKLTGHPFVPTSATPVDMFPHTAHCELLLVFER, encoded by the coding sequence atgatggcatggctgtatcTAAGATCCCCATGGTCACATTTGTTCCTGAAGCTGAAAAGACCAGGAGCTCTGTGTCCGTCTCCACGGTgctctggcggctgtgtggtgacGGATGGCAACCCAGACCGCGGTGTTGACCAAACACGGCCTCAACAGAAGAGAAGGAAGAAGAAACGCCCGTCAGCCCTCAGTAATGAACATCTGTCCTGGGAGGAGAGGCTGGCCGATGCCGTGACCCCTCTCTGGAGGCTGAGCTACGAGGACCAGCTGCGGGTGAAGTATGAGGCACAGAGGACAGTCCTGCTTCGGCTGTCTGCCCAGCTGGCGCAGGGAGCCGACCCGCTGTCCCCTCTGCCCTGGACCAGCGGCCAGCTGGGCTTCCCCCTGCTGCCCATCCTGCCCTCGCCTGTCACAGACGGGTACAGGAACAAGTCCACCTTCTCGGTCAACAGAGGGCCGGACGGCAACCCGAAGACCGTGGGCTTCTACGTGGGGACTGGGAAGGCCCGGGATATCGTCTGTGTCCGCGGAGACCATCTCCAGAACATGCCGGCCAAGCACAAGCTGGTGGCGAGGTGCTATGAAGAGTTCATCCGGCTCTCCCCGTTGGAGCCCTGCCTCTTGTTCCACGAGGGAGGCCACTGGCGAGAGATAACCGTGAGGACCAACGCAGCGGGCAGCACCATGGCCATTGTGTACTTCCACCCTCAGCGCCTCACGCAGGAGGAGGTCTGCGCCCACAAAGCGGCCCTGGCGGACTATTTCGCTCGCGGCCCCGGGAAGGTCTGCCAGCTCGATTCGCTCTACTTCCAGGAGAGCTCCGGGACCCGCTGCAGCCACGAGGACTCGCCATACCAGCTCCTGCGCGGGGAGCCCCACATCTACGAGGAGCTCCTGGGGCTGAGCTTCCGGATCTCGGCCGACGCGTTCTTCCAGGTGAACACGGGAGGCGCGGAGGTCCTGTACCGCGCCGTCGGGGAGCGGGGCTTCGCCGAGGGGGCGGGCACCCTGCTGGACGTATGCTGCGGCACGGGCGCCCTGGGCCTCTCCCTGTCCCGGAGGGCGCGGAAGGTCGTCGGCATCGAGGTGGTGGAGCAGGCAGTGCGGGACGCCCGGCACAACGCCGCGCTCAACGGCGTCCCCAACTGCCGGTTCCTGCCGGGCAAGGCTGAAGAGGTCCTGCCGGGACTGGTGCCCTCTCTGGGGTCGGAGCCGGACCTGCTGGCTGTGGTGAACCCCTCCCGCGCCGGGCTGCATTACCGCGTTACCCGGGCGCTGCGAAACTGCACTGCCCTCCGCCGGCTGGTCTACGTCTCCTGCAAGCCCGAAGGGGAGGCCATGAGGAACTTCCGGGACCTCTGTTGTCCCCCTGACGGGCAGAAGAAGCTCACTGGGCATCCCTTCGTCCCAACGTCCGCCACACCGGTGGACATGTTTCCTCACACCGCTCACTGTGAGCTGCTGCTGGTGTTCGAGAGATAG